A DNA window from Enterobacter asburiae contains the following coding sequences:
- a CDS encoding chitinase, producing the protein MNKRTLLSVLIAGACVAPFMAQATQLQASSEPYTVKASDLQKKEQELTNFPLMASVKSTIRTLDNSLVEQIEPGKSTNPENVKRVEGIIKASDWEYLFPLRAPEYTYSNFLKAVGKFPALCQTYTDGRNSDAICRKSLATMFAHFAQETGGHESWRPEAEWRQALVYVREMGWSEGQKGGYNGECNPDVWQGQTWPCGKDKDGDFVSYFGRGAKQLSYNYNYGPFSEAMYGDVRVLLDKPELVADTWLNLASAIFFFAYPQPPKPSMLQVIDGTWQPNDHDKANGLVPGFGVTTQIINGGVECGGPTEIAQSQNRIKYYKEFANYLKVPVPSNEVLGCANMKQFDEGGAGALKIYWEQDWGWSADTPSGQTYSCQLVGYQTPFSAFKEGDYTKCVKHYFNVNVVGEDGTSDGGSVTPAPTPTPTPVDPTDEGNTTPVPDDNTPAPEDNTPAPVNHAPIAKIAGPVGAVEAGKSVSLNASGSTDEDGNHLTYTWTAPNGQTVSGDDKAIITFNAPEVAAATQYPINLTVSDGELSSTTTYTLNVQAKQTNGGQTGTYPTWTSKTKWKAGDIVNNRGQLFQCKPYPYSGWCNNAPSYYEPGKGIAWQDAWTAL; encoded by the coding sequence ATGAACAAAAGAACATTACTCAGTGTTCTTATTGCGGGCGCATGTGTTGCACCGTTTATGGCTCAGGCAACCCAGCTGCAGGCCAGCAGCGAACCTTACACCGTTAAGGCCAGCGATCTGCAGAAGAAAGAGCAGGAGTTGACCAACTTCCCGCTGATGGCTTCAGTGAAGTCAACCATCCGCACGCTGGACAACAGCCTGGTGGAACAAATTGAGCCGGGTAAATCGACAAACCCGGAAAACGTCAAGCGCGTGGAAGGGATTATCAAGGCCAGCGACTGGGAATATCTCTTCCCACTGCGTGCGCCGGAATATACCTACAGCAACTTCCTGAAAGCGGTCGGTAAATTCCCGGCATTGTGCCAGACCTATACCGATGGTCGTAACAGCGATGCCATCTGCCGTAAGTCTCTGGCAACCATGTTCGCGCACTTCGCGCAGGAAACTGGCGGCCACGAGTCCTGGCGTCCGGAAGCCGAGTGGCGTCAGGCGCTGGTTTACGTGCGTGAGATGGGCTGGAGCGAAGGTCAGAAGGGCGGCTATAACGGCGAATGTAACCCGGATGTCTGGCAGGGTCAGACCTGGCCGTGCGGTAAAGACAAAGATGGCGATTTCGTTAGCTACTTTGGTCGCGGTGCGAAACAGCTCTCCTATAACTACAACTACGGCCCGTTCTCTGAAGCGATGTACGGCGACGTCCGCGTACTGCTGGACAAACCTGAGCTGGTGGCGGACACTTGGCTGAACCTTGCTTCCGCGATCTTCTTCTTCGCCTACCCGCAGCCGCCAAAACCAAGCATGCTGCAGGTTATCGACGGCACCTGGCAGCCGAACGATCACGATAAGGCGAATGGTCTGGTTCCGGGCTTCGGCGTGACCACGCAGATCATCAACGGCGGCGTGGAGTGCGGTGGCCCGACTGAGATCGCCCAGTCTCAAAACCGTATCAAATACTACAAAGAGTTCGCCAACTACCTGAAGGTGCCTGTTCCGTCTAACGAAGTGCTGGGCTGCGCCAACATGAAGCAGTTCGACGAAGGCGGTGCCGGCGCGCTGAAGATCTACTGGGAACAGGACTGGGGATGGAGCGCGGATACCCCGTCAGGCCAGACTTACTCTTGCCAGCTGGTGGGTTACCAGACGCCATTCAGCGCCTTTAAAGAGGGTGACTACACCAAATGCGTGAAGCATTACTTCAACGTCAACGTGGTGGGTGAAGACGGCACTTCCGACGGCGGTAGCGTCACGCCAGCTCCGACCCCGACCCCGACCCCTGTCGACCCAACGGACGAAGGCAACACCACGCCGGTGCCGGACGATAACACCCCGGCTCCGGAAGATAATACGCCAGCGCCGGTAAACCATGCGCCGATAGCAAAAATCGCCGGTCCGGTGGGGGCGGTTGAAGCGGGTAAATCTGTTTCTCTGAATGCGTCTGGCTCGACCGACGAAGACGGTAACCACCTGACTTATACCTGGACGGCTCCGAACGGCCAGACCGTAAGCGGCGATGATAAAGCGATTATTACGTTCAATGCACCGGAAGTGGCGGCGGCGACGCAGTACCCGATCAACCTTACCGTCAGTGACGGCGAGCTGAGCAGCACTACCACCTATACGCTGAACGTACAGGCTAAGCAGACCAACGGCGGCCAGACCGGGACTTACCCGACCTGGACTTCCAAAACCAAATGGAAAGCAGGCGATATCGTTAACAACCGCGGCCAGCTGTTCCAGTGCAAACCTTATCCGTACAGCGGCTGGTGCAATAACGCGCCATCCTACTACGAGCCAGGTAAAGGGATTGCATGGCAGGACGCGTGGACTGCGCTGTAA
- the iagB gene encoding type III secretion system invasion protein IagB: MKTLFLLLLIISHSVFANCWDKAASYYHVDPYLLYAIANIESGMNPNAIGQNNDGTRDVGLMQINSSHFSELERKGINEYRLITEPCTSIMVGASILSGMIKVYGYNWEAVGAYNAGLKKENYPQRMVYARKVWNKYQKLKRSTRNRYYY, encoded by the coding sequence ATGAAAACGTTATTTTTATTGTTGCTGATAATAAGCCATAGCGTCTTTGCCAACTGCTGGGATAAAGCCGCCAGTTATTACCATGTGGATCCTTATCTGTTGTATGCCATTGCTAATATTGAATCGGGAATGAATCCCAATGCGATTGGACAGAATAATGATGGAACGCGTGATGTCGGCCTGATGCAGATTAATAGTTCACATTTTTCCGAGCTGGAGCGAAAAGGCATTAATGAGTACCGGTTAATTACCGAGCCCTGCACCTCGATTATGGTTGGCGCATCGATATTATCCGGAATGATTAAAGTTTATGGCTATAACTGGGAGGCGGTCGGCGCCTATAACGCGGGTCTGAAAAAAGAGAATTACCCGCAGCGCATGGTCTATGCCCGTAAGGTCTGGAATAAATATCAGAAATTAAAACGTAGCACCCGTAATCGTTATTATTATTGA
- a CDS encoding glycosyl hydrolase family 18 protein: protein MKFLKPKYLALFVAAAASPVFAAVPGKATIASGNDKFAIVEVDQSATAYNNLVKVHDGADVKVQWDVWSGAAPTSAKVLLDGKTVWTGAGSMSGTATFKVTKGGRYQETVELCNASGCSTSASKLIIVADTDGSHLLPLNTTMQENNKTLSKHTDKVVGAYFPEWGVYDRKFPVDKIPAANLNHILYGFIPICGGDGINDSLKTIEGGNSFEALKRACAGRQDFQVAIHDPWAALQQSRTGLDSWDEPYKGNFGQLMAMKKANPGLKVLPSIGGWTLSDPFFKMHDKAIRDRFVASVKDFLKTWKFFDGVDIDWEFPGGGGQNETLGNPQQDKETYTALMRELRAMMNELSAETGRTFELTSAIGSGSDKIEDVDYTTAQQYMDHIFLMSYDFYGGWSNTDLGHQAALRAPANKPDTNYTTENGVNALLAQGVQPGKIVVGTAMYGRGWTGVHGYSNNNPFTGTATGMVKGTWEPGVVDYRQIVNEYKGKAGWEYNYDATAEAPYLFNKTTGDLITYEDARSATAKGQYVLAKNLGGLFAWSIDSDTGDILNAMNESLTGGAAPVDPVVTNHAPVATSADQSVTGPATVTLDGSASTDPDGDAITYKWTQISGPSVTLTNSTKAKATFNVAAVTSNQTLAFRLTVTDAKGLSSTADVQVVNKAPKANQAPVVNQMEAVTLEAGQSYSLHAQANDPDGDALTYSWSVPANMQATGADTANLNITAPDVDAESTYTLTVVVSDGKSSVQTNVQVTVTPKAAETPSDEGNTPSDEGNTPSDEGNTPSDEGNTPSDEGNTPSDEGNTPSDEGSATSSCDKPVDANASKYAAWSASKVYNAGNTVSFDNLVWKAKYWTQGNQPGFGVDAWELVSQVKFNWRSDVVYNGGDTTTYNGYSYTAKWWTKGDKPGSSDVWVKKGPAADCQ from the coding sequence ATGAAATTTCTGAAGCCTAAATATCTGGCACTCTTCGTTGCAGCGGCTGCAAGCCCGGTGTTCGCAGCCGTGCCAGGTAAAGCAACTATCGCCAGTGGTAATGATAAATTTGCCATTGTCGAAGTTGATCAGTCTGCTACTGCTTACAACAACCTCGTCAAAGTCCATGATGGCGCCGATGTTAAAGTGCAGTGGGATGTCTGGAGCGGCGCGGCGCCGACTTCAGCGAAAGTGTTGCTCGACGGCAAAACCGTCTGGACCGGTGCAGGCAGCATGTCCGGCACGGCAACATTTAAAGTGACCAAAGGCGGTCGCTATCAGGAAACGGTTGAACTCTGCAACGCCAGCGGGTGCAGCACCAGCGCCAGCAAACTGATTATCGTCGCGGATACCGACGGTAGCCATCTGCTGCCGCTTAACACCACCATGCAGGAAAATAATAAAACCCTCTCTAAGCATACCGATAAAGTGGTCGGTGCCTATTTCCCTGAGTGGGGCGTTTATGACCGTAAATTCCCGGTGGATAAAATCCCGGCAGCTAACCTTAACCACATTCTGTATGGCTTCATTCCAATCTGCGGCGGCGATGGCATCAACGACAGCCTGAAAACCATCGAAGGGGGTAACAGCTTCGAAGCGCTGAAGCGCGCCTGTGCGGGCCGTCAGGACTTCCAGGTGGCGATTCACGACCCGTGGGCCGCACTGCAGCAATCCCGGACTGGCCTCGACAGCTGGGACGAGCCCTATAAAGGCAACTTCGGCCAGCTGATGGCAATGAAGAAAGCCAATCCAGGGCTGAAAGTGCTGCCGTCTATCGGTGGCTGGACCCTCTCCGATCCGTTCTTCAAAATGCATGACAAAGCGATCCGCGATCGCTTCGTGGCTTCCGTGAAAGATTTCCTGAAAACCTGGAAATTCTTCGACGGCGTGGACATCGACTGGGAATTCCCGGGCGGCGGCGGTCAGAACGAAACGCTGGGCAACCCACAGCAGGATAAAGAGACGTATACCGCACTGATGCGCGAACTGCGCGCCATGATGAATGAACTGTCAGCCGAAACCGGCCGTACCTTTGAACTGACCTCAGCAATCGGTTCAGGCAGCGACAAAATTGAAGACGTTGATTACACCACTGCCCAGCAGTACATGGATCACATCTTCCTGATGAGCTACGACTTCTACGGCGGCTGGAGCAATACCGATCTGGGTCACCAGGCGGCACTGCGTGCGCCGGCGAACAAACCGGATACCAATTACACCACCGAAAACGGCGTCAATGCGCTGCTGGCGCAGGGTGTACAGCCCGGCAAAATTGTCGTGGGGACGGCCATGTATGGCCGCGGCTGGACCGGCGTTCACGGTTACAGCAATAACAACCCGTTCACCGGCACGGCAACGGGCATGGTGAAAGGGACCTGGGAACCGGGCGTGGTTGACTATCGTCAGATCGTTAACGAGTACAAAGGCAAAGCGGGCTGGGAATACAACTATGATGCTACCGCTGAAGCGCCGTATCTGTTTAACAAAACCACCGGCGATCTGATCACCTATGAAGATGCGCGTTCCGCAACGGCGAAAGGTCAGTATGTGCTGGCGAAAAACCTGGGCGGTCTGTTTGCCTGGTCGATCGACTCCGATACCGGAGACATTCTGAACGCGATGAATGAAAGCCTGACAGGCGGCGCTGCGCCGGTTGATCCGGTGGTGACCAACCATGCGCCGGTGGCGACTTCCGCTGACCAGAGCGTAACCGGTCCGGCGACGGTGACCCTGGATGGCTCGGCTTCTACCGATCCGGATGGCGATGCCATCACCTACAAGTGGACGCAGATCTCTGGCCCGTCGGTGACCCTCACCAACAGCACCAAAGCGAAAGCGACCTTCAACGTTGCCGCTGTCACCAGTAACCAGACTCTGGCGTTCCGCCTGACGGTCACTGATGCGAAAGGGTTGAGCAGCACCGCTGACGTCCAGGTCGTGAACAAAGCGCCGAAAGCAAACCAGGCGCCGGTCGTGAACCAGATGGAAGCCGTGACGCTGGAAGCGGGCCAGAGCTACTCTCTGCACGCTCAGGCTAACGATCCTGATGGCGACGCGCTGACCTACTCCTGGAGCGTTCCTGCGAATATGCAGGCGACAGGCGCAGACACCGCGAACCTGAACATCACCGCACCGGACGTGGACGCGGAATCAACGTACACGCTGACCGTGGTGGTAAGCGATGGCAAGTCCAGCGTACAGACTAACGTGCAGGTGACGGTAACGCCTAAAGCGGCGGAAACGCCGTCTGACGAAGGCAATACCCCTTCCGATGAAGGCAACACGCCGTCTGACGAAGGTAACACCCCATCCGATGAAGGCAACACGCCGTCTGACGAAGGTAACACCCCATCCGATGAAGGCAATACGCCGTCTGACGAAGGTTCTGCCACCAGTAGCTGCGATAAGCCTGTTGACGCCAACGCCAGCAAATACGCTGCCTGGAGTGCAAGCAAGGTTTACAACGCGGGCAATACCGTCAGCTTCGACAACCTGGTCTGGAAAGCAAAATACTGGACTCAGGGCAACCAGCCGGGCTTCGGTGTGGATGCATGGGAGCTGGTCAGTCAGGTGAAATTCAACTGGCGCTCCGACGTGGTCTATAACGGCGGCGACACCACTACCTACAACGGTTACTCCTACACCGCGAAATGGTGGACGAAGGGTGATAAACCCGGTAGCAGCGATGTATGGGTGAAAAAAGGCCCTGCGGCTGACTGCCAGTAA
- a CDS encoding prepilin peptidase has product MNPLMLLQQANLPGLCVMSGALGAILGSFLGVVAERIPPLVMEEEGAGNLLFPASHCPECHHALSAWENIPIISWCALRGRCRHCHSAIPLRLLLVEVCSALFFAASAALAPSFLVLIALWVMWSLLLPLVVIDARHMLLPDCLTQPLLWTGLMFHALFRTLPLTDAIYGAVAGYLSLRLVYWAFRLLTGREGLGYGDFKLLAALGAWCGWQALPSIVLIAALGGIIMHCLLKPFENKNNLISFGPYIAFSGLVVFIAQIPHLIF; this is encoded by the coding sequence ATGAACCCACTAATGCTGTTGCAGCAGGCGAATCTGCCGGGTCTGTGCGTCATGAGCGGAGCGCTGGGCGCGATCCTCGGCAGTTTCCTCGGCGTAGTGGCGGAGCGTATTCCGCCGCTGGTAATGGAAGAAGAGGGGGCAGGCAATCTGCTGTTTCCCGCCTCTCACTGCCCGGAATGCCACCACGCCCTGAGCGCGTGGGAAAATATTCCCATCATTAGCTGGTGTGCGCTGCGCGGCCGCTGCCGCCACTGCCATAGCGCGATTCCGCTGCGACTGCTGCTGGTGGAAGTATGTAGCGCTCTCTTCTTTGCCGCCAGCGCCGCGCTGGCGCCGTCGTTTTTGGTGCTGATCGCGCTGTGGGTGATGTGGAGTCTGCTGCTGCCGCTGGTGGTGATCGACGCGCGCCATATGCTGCTGCCGGACTGCCTGACCCAGCCGCTGCTGTGGACGGGGCTGATGTTCCATGCCCTGTTCCGTACGCTACCGCTGACCGATGCTATCTATGGCGCGGTGGCGGGATATCTGTCGCTCAGGCTGGTTTACTGGGCATTCCGCCTGCTGACCGGCCGGGAAGGATTAGGCTATGGTGATTTTAAGCTGCTGGCGGCGCTGGGCGCCTGGTGTGGCTGGCAAGCGTTGCCCTCTATTGTGCTGATCGCGGCGCTGGGGGGCATTATCATGCATTGCCTGTTAAAGCCCTTTGAGAATAAAAATAACCTTATTTCCTTTGGTCCATATATTGCATTTTCCGGGCTGGTTGTATTTATCGCGCAAATCCCACATCTCATTTTTTAA
- the gspM gene encoding type II secretion system protein GspM — protein sequence MKTQIAQLKNRWQHYSPRERNLFKLCGGALCCAMVYYGAMMPLDTLIKNNEAVLFKQKQTLNWMRQEIDKNHLQSRIVNTPNPRSVVEESAKVVHVALTNVRQEEQSLTFDVERVSVSALQNWLREMNVSSGIHLEKLALTPVDRQSDVKAHITLSWAKSA from the coding sequence ATGAAAACGCAAATAGCCCAGTTAAAAAACCGCTGGCAACATTACAGTCCACGCGAGCGTAATTTATTTAAACTCTGCGGCGGGGCACTCTGCTGCGCGATGGTTTATTACGGCGCGATGATGCCGCTCGATACTCTCATCAAAAATAACGAGGCCGTGTTATTTAAGCAGAAGCAGACGCTGAACTGGATGCGCCAGGAAATTGATAAAAACCATCTCCAGTCCAGAATCGTCAATACCCCGAACCCGCGCAGCGTGGTGGAAGAAAGTGCCAAAGTCGTGCACGTCGCGTTGACAAACGTGCGTCAGGAAGAGCAGTCGCTGACCTTTGATGTCGAGCGCGTCAGCGTTTCTGCCCTGCAAAACTGGCTGCGTGAGATGAACGTCTCTTCCGGTATCCATCTGGAGAAACTCGCGTTGACGCCGGTGGATCGTCAGAGTGACGTGAAAGCGCACATTACGCTGAGCTGGGCGAAAAGCGCATGA
- the gspL gene encoding type II secretion system protein GspL → MKKVLFIRPDTREDGKIWWCESGNDRVEYLTGWSALSELSCHPLSQQVCLLLPASETIFRHFTLPKKGLSAQTAQFSWMAEETLLGEVDTLHWTVLNKKGAEVDAVAIDAERLRHWLELFAQAGLAVAQALPDAWLLPVSEGGTTLVSLEESYWLRFSPGSAGEADTVLLPLLLSKCRAGEVCCYGDAPQEVQVDEWLAWQHPLVLIQPQWQGCRINMLHGEFSGRSASGPRFRHAKKALAAAALLCVGLLIGPRVGMAWMLTHQQNEIHREMTTVAQHYFPTLRQTSNLKYYVGQNISKAKKGIFLQLEALNQIRQSLPSLEINNVEYDETQNQLTLNVKSMDKQTLQDFVARSAETFEFTMQPISGEAPYTAIITGSYK, encoded by the coding sequence ATGAAAAAAGTGCTTTTTATTCGTCCCGACACCCGCGAGGACGGCAAAATCTGGTGGTGTGAATCCGGTAACGATCGGGTGGAATATCTGACGGGCTGGAGCGCACTGAGCGAACTTTCCTGCCACCCGCTTTCTCAGCAGGTGTGCCTGCTGTTGCCGGCGAGCGAGACGATCTTTCGTCATTTTACCCTGCCGAAAAAAGGACTTTCCGCCCAGACGGCGCAGTTCTCGTGGATGGCGGAAGAGACGCTGCTCGGCGAGGTAGATACGCTGCACTGGACGGTGCTGAACAAAAAGGGGGCGGAAGTGGATGCCGTGGCCATCGACGCTGAACGTCTGCGCCACTGGCTGGAGCTGTTCGCTCAGGCGGGGCTCGCGGTGGCCCAGGCGCTGCCGGATGCCTGGCTGCTGCCGGTGAGCGAAGGGGGCACGACGCTGGTGAGCCTGGAGGAGAGCTACTGGCTGCGTTTTTCCCCCGGCAGCGCTGGCGAAGCCGATACGGTCCTGCTGCCGCTGCTGTTGAGTAAATGCCGGGCGGGTGAGGTGTGCTGCTACGGCGATGCGCCGCAGGAGGTACAGGTGGATGAATGGCTGGCATGGCAGCATCCGCTGGTGCTGATCCAGCCCCAGTGGCAGGGCTGTCGTATCAACATGCTGCACGGGGAGTTTTCCGGGCGCAGCGCCAGCGGTCCGCGTTTTCGCCACGCGAAAAAGGCCCTCGCGGCGGCGGCGCTGCTTTGCGTCGGACTGCTGATCGGCCCCCGCGTTGGTATGGCGTGGATGCTCACGCATCAGCAAAACGAGATCCACCGGGAGATGACCACCGTAGCGCAGCACTATTTCCCGACCCTGCGCCAGACCAGCAACCTGAAATACTACGTCGGGCAAAATATCAGCAAGGCGAAGAAAGGGATCTTCCTGCAGCTCGAAGCGCTGAATCAAATCAGGCAGTCATTGCCGTCGCTGGAGATCAATAACGTGGAATATGACGAAACGCAAAATCAGCTGACGCTGAATGTGAAATCCATGGATAAACAGACCCTGCAGGATTTTGTCGCCCGCAGCGCCGAAACCTTTGAATTTACGATGCAGCCGATTTCCGGCGAGGCGCCTTATACCGCCATTATTACCGGGAGCTATAAATGA